From the Vibrio metoecus genome, one window contains:
- a CDS encoding Dps family protein, giving the protein MNTNLIGLDTTQSEKLANALNHLLANYQVFYMNTRGYHWNIQGKEFFELHAKFEEIYTDLQLKIDELAERILTLSARPMHSFSGYLKAAQIKEHTDSIDGRSSMQGLLEGFSILLHQQRDILELAGNAGDEGTSALMSDYIREQEKLIWMLNAWLK; this is encoded by the coding sequence ATGAATACGAATTTGATTGGTCTTGATACCACACAGAGCGAAAAATTGGCGAATGCGCTCAACCACTTATTAGCAAACTACCAAGTGTTTTATATGAATACTCGTGGTTACCACTGGAATATTCAAGGCAAAGAATTTTTTGAATTGCACGCCAAATTTGAAGAAATCTACACCGATCTACAACTGAAAATTGATGAATTGGCAGAGCGTATTTTGACACTCAGCGCCAGACCAATGCACAGTTTTAGCGGTTATCTTAAAGCGGCACAAATCAAAGAACACACCGACTCCATCGATGGCCGCAGTAGTATGCAAGGATTGTTAGAAGGGTTTAGCATTCTGCTTCATCAACAACGCGATATTTTAGAATTAGCGGGAAATGCGGGCGATGAAGGGACCTCCGCGCTGATGAGCGATTACATCCGCGAACAAGAGAAACTGATTTGGATGCTCAACGCTTGGCTGAAATAA
- a CDS encoding EAL and HDOD domain-containing protein, whose product MHTTYVARQPILNAKRHTLGYELLFRDGERNAFPEYMDADRATYRLIVENFLSMGTNPRIARSRCFINFPHKSLIRRLPLTLPREQIVVEILETCQPTDDLFEAVQELSQRGYLLALDDFVYSPAWERFLPYVQIVKIDIMAMGLDKACEFVRGRLAQGSRRRFLAERVETEDEFHQARHAGFTFFQGYFFSKPEIIKQRYISPEHVIAMQLFREVCQPEVDYVRVERLVAQDIALSYKLLRFVNTMSDRLSVSISSFRQALVYLGQDKLRIFVSLAVASYISSKKPKELYNLSLQRAQFCQLMATHPHFKAHRDQAFLIGMFSVLDALLDTSIEQLVEQLPLADEVKQALRDRDGPLGMLLDLEECFEKADWRGVEERCDQLGFDLEDVRQELIEAQRWSQDINRFI is encoded by the coding sequence ATGCACACTACTTATGTCGCACGTCAGCCAATACTCAACGCCAAGCGGCACACGTTAGGCTATGAGTTATTATTTCGCGATGGAGAAAGAAACGCGTTTCCGGAGTACATGGATGCTGATCGGGCGACGTACCGCTTGATTGTGGAAAACTTTTTATCAATGGGCACCAATCCGCGCATTGCCCGCTCACGTTGTTTCATTAACTTTCCTCATAAAAGCCTGATTCGGCGTCTGCCCTTAACGCTGCCACGTGAGCAGATTGTGGTGGAAATTCTGGAAACGTGTCAGCCAACGGATGATCTATTCGAGGCAGTACAAGAGCTAAGCCAACGCGGTTACTTATTGGCATTAGATGATTTTGTTTACTCCCCAGCTTGGGAGCGTTTTCTGCCTTATGTGCAGATCGTCAAAATCGATATTATGGCGATGGGGCTCGATAAAGCGTGTGAATTTGTGCGGGGTCGGTTAGCTCAGGGGAGCCGTCGGCGCTTTTTAGCTGAGCGAGTAGAAACAGAAGATGAATTTCATCAAGCTCGTCATGCAGGTTTTACTTTCTTCCAAGGCTATTTTTTCAGTAAGCCAGAAATCATCAAGCAGCGCTACATCAGCCCCGAACATGTGATTGCGATGCAACTGTTCCGTGAAGTTTGCCAGCCTGAGGTCGACTATGTGCGGGTTGAGCGGCTAGTGGCGCAAGATATTGCTTTGTCATACAAGCTACTGCGCTTTGTGAACACGATGTCGGACCGACTCTCGGTGTCGATTTCATCCTTTCGGCAGGCGTTAGTTTATCTGGGGCAAGACAAGCTGCGCATTTTTGTTTCTTTGGCGGTAGCTTCTTACATCTCATCGAAAAAGCCTAAAGAACTGTACAACTTATCGCTGCAAAGAGCGCAATTTTGTCAGCTGATGGCGACACATCCACACTTTAAAGCTCACCGTGATCAGGCGTTTTTGATTGGCATGTTTTCGGTTTTGGACGCTTTGCTGGATACGTCTATCGAACAATTAGTCGAACAGCTTCCTTTGGCCGATGAAGTGAAACAAGCGTTGCGGGATCGTGACGGCCCGCTAGGCATGCTACTCGATCTTGAGGAGTGTTTTGAAAAAGCGGATTGGCGAGGGGTTGAAGAGCGTTGTGATCAGCTTGGTTTTGATCTAGAAGATGTTCGCCAAGAATTGATTGAAGCCCAGCGTTGGAGCCAGGACATCAATCGATTTATTTAA
- the rhtB gene encoding homoserine/homoserine lactone efflux protein: MDIQVWLAYVLTAVVFSLAPGSGTVNSISNGLSYGTRHSLGAIIGLQIGLACHIVLVGIGIGALVAQSALAFTIIKWVGAAYLLWLGIQKWRDRTPLTMVAPQAELSQSALLRKAVLINLTNPKSIVFLVALFPQFIDPQGNHLSQFLVLGLTTVTIDAIVMFGYTALAAQLGRYIRSPNVMNRMNKLFGSMFMGCGMLLATAKA; this comes from the coding sequence ATGGATATCCAAGTTTGGCTTGCCTATGTGCTTACCGCGGTTGTGTTTAGTCTGGCGCCCGGTTCTGGCACGGTCAACTCAATCAGTAATGGTTTAAGTTATGGTACCCGTCATTCATTAGGGGCCATCATTGGTCTGCAGATAGGCTTAGCTTGCCACATTGTATTAGTTGGGATCGGTATTGGTGCTTTGGTTGCTCAATCGGCATTGGCTTTTACCATCATTAAATGGGTCGGCGCGGCGTATTTATTGTGGTTAGGGATTCAAAAGTGGCGCGATCGAACACCATTGACGATGGTGGCTCCGCAAGCGGAATTATCGCAATCGGCACTGTTGCGTAAAGCGGTGTTGATCAATTTGACCAATCCCAAATCCATTGTTTTTCTTGTGGCACTATTCCCTCAATTTATTGATCCGCAAGGTAATCATTTATCACAGTTCTTGGTTCTCGGCCTGACAACCGTTACCATTGATGCGATTGTGATGTTCGGTTATACCGCATTAGCGGCGCAACTAGGTCGTTACATCCGCTCACCAAACGTGATGAATCGAATGAATAAACTGTTTGGTTCGATGTTTATGGGCTGCGGAATGCTACTGGCTACTGCCAAAGCTTAA